A window of Xylophilus sp. GW821-FHT01B05 contains these coding sequences:
- a CDS encoding TonB-dependent siderophore receptor, with amino-acid sequence MHPFRSATSAPILAPARNRLRSRLALAAALAISASAVQAQPASNTPTDITISAQPLAQALNELARQARVTLVVAPALVAGKSAPALSGRLTLEQALERLLAGSGLQASVDGSTVVVRPAPASSHTSLAEVTVAANAERETPWGTLHGYIAKRGATATKTDTPLIETPQSISVITRDQMDAQGIQTVEQSLRYTAGVLTEITGYDLRYASLNIRGFDASLYRDGLRVFKTGTYGDWLADPQALERVEVLKGPSAVLYGQGGPGGLVNQVSKRPTATPINEVTVSAGNHDRYQAAFDIGRPLNDDGSLLFRLNGLVRDSKTQTDYSQDNRLFIAPALTWKPSARTTLTVLADVTRDRMTPKSWWPNQSLLNNYAQGKIPVHTFAGEPSFDHYNRDMTSIGYLLEHQFDDSLTLRQNLRYAHYTLDYQHVYATAVRNDNRSVNRASLISRSTSSTTTVDTHVQKDFSSGALRHKLLVGFDYQDFSGREDLGFGNAPTLDIFNPVYGTPFTAPVTARNTADVRQYGLYAQDQLRLGRWIVNGGLRHDRADTERSAGTAQVSARDGKTTGSTGLLYLFDSGLAPYASYATSFVPVVGTNYSITPQPETGKQFEVGIKYQPPGSDSFITASLFDLRKQNVTTLDPNSAVLRVQTGEVRSRGLELEAKTRLARSVDLIASYTWLDAWVSRSNDPRELGKRPFQTARNTAKLWIDYAFQNNALRGWGVGGGVRYTGPTVADTYNQYFNAGYTLFDAAVHYGAGPVRFSLNVANLGNKISTANRAQFYGQARTLTATLGYRW; translated from the coding sequence ATGCACCCGTTTCGCAGCGCCACCAGCGCCCCCATCCTCGCCCCCGCCCGTAACCGACTCCGTTCCCGTTTGGCCCTGGCCGCCGCACTGGCCATCAGCGCCAGCGCCGTGCAGGCCCAACCCGCCAGCAACACGCCGACCGACATCACCATCAGCGCCCAGCCGCTGGCGCAGGCCCTGAATGAGCTGGCGCGCCAGGCCCGCGTCACCCTGGTGGTGGCGCCAGCGCTGGTCGCGGGCAAAAGCGCGCCCGCCCTCTCCGGGCGGCTCACCCTGGAGCAGGCGCTGGAGCGGCTGCTGGCCGGCAGCGGCCTGCAGGCCAGCGTAGACGGCTCGACCGTGGTGGTGCGGCCCGCACCCGCCAGCTCCCACACCAGTCTGGCCGAGGTCACCGTGGCCGCCAATGCCGAGCGGGAAACGCCCTGGGGCACGCTGCACGGCTACATCGCCAAGCGCGGCGCCACTGCCACCAAGACCGACACGCCACTGATCGAAACGCCGCAATCCATCTCGGTCATCACGCGCGACCAGATGGATGCGCAAGGCATCCAGACCGTGGAGCAATCGCTGCGCTACACCGCCGGCGTGCTGACCGAGATCACCGGCTACGACCTGCGCTATGCCAGCCTGAACATCCGTGGCTTTGATGCCTCTCTCTACCGCGACGGCCTGCGGGTGTTCAAGACCGGCACCTACGGCGACTGGCTGGCCGACCCGCAGGCGCTGGAGCGGGTCGAGGTGCTGAAGGGCCCGTCTGCCGTGCTCTACGGGCAAGGTGGCCCGGGAGGGCTGGTCAACCAGGTATCCAAGCGGCCCACAGCCACGCCGATCAACGAGGTGACGGTTTCGGCCGGTAACCATGACCGCTACCAAGCCGCGTTTGACATCGGGCGCCCGCTCAACGATGACGGCAGCCTGCTGTTTCGCCTGAACGGCCTGGTGCGCGACAGCAAGACCCAGACCGATTACTCGCAGGACAACCGGCTGTTCATCGCTCCCGCGCTGACCTGGAAGCCCTCGGCCCGCACCACGCTGACGGTGCTGGCCGACGTGACCCGCGACCGCATGACGCCCAAGAGCTGGTGGCCCAACCAGTCGCTGCTCAACAACTACGCGCAGGGCAAGATCCCTGTGCACACCTTTGCCGGCGAGCCGAGCTTTGACCACTACAACCGCGACATGACATCGATCGGCTACCTGCTCGAGCACCAGTTCGACGACAGCCTGACACTGCGGCAAAACCTGCGCTACGCCCACTACACGCTGGACTACCAGCATGTCTACGCCACGGCCGTCCGCAATGACAACCGCAGCGTCAACCGGGCTTCGCTGATCTCGCGCTCGACCAGCAGCACGACCACCGTCGACACCCATGTGCAAAAGGATTTCAGCAGCGGCGCGTTGCGGCACAAGCTGCTGGTGGGTTTTGACTACCAGGACTTCTCAGGCCGCGAAGACCTTGGCTTTGGCAACGCCCCCACGCTGGACATCTTCAACCCGGTCTACGGCACGCCCTTTACTGCACCGGTGACCGCGCGCAATACCGCAGACGTGCGCCAGTACGGCCTGTATGCGCAAGACCAGTTGCGGCTGGGCCGCTGGATCGTAAACGGTGGCCTGCGCCATGACCGCGCCGACACCGAGCGCTCCGCCGGCACGGCGCAGGTATCGGCGCGCGACGGCAAGACCACCGGCAGCACCGGCCTGCTCTACCTGTTCGACAGCGGCCTGGCGCCCTATGCGAGCTACGCCACCTCCTTTGTGCCGGTGGTTGGCACCAACTACAGCATCACGCCCCAACCCGAGACCGGCAAGCAGTTTGAGGTCGGCATCAAGTACCAGCCGCCGGGCAGCGACAGCTTCATCACCGCCTCGCTGTTTGACCTGCGCAAGCAGAACGTGACCACGCTCGACCCCAACAGTGCCGTGCTGCGCGTGCAGACCGGCGAGGTGCGCTCACGCGGGTTGGAGCTGGAGGCCAAGACCCGCCTGGCGCGCAGTGTGGACCTGATCGCCAGCTACACCTGGCTGGACGCCTGGGTGTCGCGCAGCAACGACCCCAGAGAGCTGGGCAAGAGGCCGTTCCAGACCGCGCGCAACACCGCCAAGCTGTGGATCGACTACGCCTTCCAGAACAACGCCCTGCGCGGCTGGGGTGTGGGCGGTGGCGTGCGCTACACCGGGCCGACCGTGGCCGATACCTACAACCAGTACTTCAACGCGGGCTACACCTTGTTCGACGCCGCCGTGCACTATGGCGCGGGGCCGGTGCGCTTCTCGCTGAACGTGGCCAACCTGGGCAACAAGATCAGCACCGCCAACCGTGCGCAGTTCTATGGGCAGGCGCGCACGCTGACGGCCACGCTGGGCTATCGCTGGTGA
- a CDS encoding FecR domain-containing protein: MPHRRPPRHHALPAAHEAEDPLAGLPAAEAAALQWLVRRADGLDAASEAVFNAWRQADPAHQAAYDALATTWQAMDEIPAVEIDRLQTHLAPATRRARRGWRLPRALVAGVAVVLLGGWFAWHQWQQPVFSQHYATTRGQQIQAALPDGSRLQLDSTSEADVRLYRQRREVRLPEGQALFTVQADAGRPFDVLAGPMRITVVGTRFSVRYTPSLGDGQVRVAVEQGRVRVARAVDGTAADTLELTAGQTVAADRLGHLGPVGQVRAEGIAPWSDKRISFDNTPLATVLAELERYGSTGVQVRDPAVGALAVTGSVDLQRIHNFIRSLPQVLPVQLRLQNGVTEIVPLQR; encoded by the coding sequence ATGCCCCACCGCCGCCCTCCTCGCCACCATGCCCTGCCGGCAGCACATGAGGCAGAAGACCCGCTCGCAGGCCTACCGGCCGCAGAGGCGGCGGCGCTGCAATGGCTGGTGCGCCGCGCCGATGGTCTGGATGCGGCCAGTGAAGCGGTATTCAACGCCTGGCGGCAGGCTGACCCGGCGCACCAAGCGGCTTATGACGCGCTGGCCACTACCTGGCAGGCCATGGACGAGATCCCTGCCGTCGAGATTGACCGGCTCCAAACCCATCTGGCGCCCGCCACGCGGCGCGCACGCCGGGGCTGGCGCCTGCCGCGCGCGCTGGTGGCTGGCGTGGCCGTGGTGCTGCTGGGCGGCTGGTTCGCCTGGCACCAGTGGCAGCAGCCGGTGTTCAGCCAGCACTACGCCACCACGCGCGGCCAGCAGATCCAAGCCGCGCTGCCCGACGGTAGCCGCCTGCAGTTGGACAGCACATCAGAAGCCGACGTGCGCCTTTACCGCCAGCGGCGCGAGGTGCGCCTGCCCGAAGGCCAGGCCTTGTTCACCGTGCAGGCCGACGCCGGCCGGCCGTTCGACGTGCTGGCCGGGCCGATGCGCATCACCGTGGTGGGCACGCGCTTCTCGGTGCGCTACACGCCATCGCTAGGCGACGGGCAGGTCCGGGTGGCGGTGGAGCAAGGGCGCGTGCGCGTGGCCCGGGCCGTGGATGGCACCGCCGCAGACACGCTGGAGCTGACTGCCGGCCAGACCGTGGCCGCCGACCGACTGGGCCACCTGGGCCCGGTCGGCCAAGTCAGGGCCGAGGGCATCGCACCCTGGAGTGACAAGCGCATCAGCTTCGACAACACGCCACTGGCCACCGTCCTGGCCGAGCTGGAGCGCTACGGCAGCACCGGCGTGCAAGTGCGCGACCCAGCCGTCGGCGCCCTCGCGGTCACCGGCAGCGTGGACCTGCAGCGCATCCACAACTTCATCCGCAGCCTGCCGCAGGTGCTGCCGGTGCAACTGCGCCTGCAAAACGGCGTGACCGAGATCGTGCCGCTGCAGCGCTAA
- a CDS encoding sigma-70 family RNA polymerase sigma factor, translated as MAAHYYQELLKYFSRKLRDQHAAADVVQEAYARVLAHQQAGQPVEHARGLLYRTARNILIDQERHDAVRAPETDAVLADMPAPAQSQPEEIYAATQRARQLVAAIEALPPRCREAFMLHRFEGLSHAEVAARMGISRNMVERHIMLAVLACKQHRDQPEAPAGR; from the coding sequence GTGGCTGCGCACTATTACCAGGAACTGCTGAAGTACTTCTCGCGCAAGCTGCGGGACCAGCATGCTGCGGCCGACGTGGTGCAAGAGGCCTATGCACGCGTGCTGGCGCACCAGCAGGCCGGCCAGCCGGTGGAGCATGCGCGCGGGCTGCTCTACCGCACGGCGCGCAACATCCTCATCGACCAGGAGCGCCACGACGCCGTGCGCGCACCCGAGACCGATGCCGTGCTGGCCGACATGCCCGCCCCGGCGCAAAGCCAGCCGGAAGAAATCTACGCCGCCACGCAACGCGCGCGCCAACTGGTGGCTGCCATCGAGGCCCTGCCGCCGCGCTGCCGCGAGGCCTTCATGCTGCACCGCTTCGAGGGCCTGTCACATGCCGAGGTGGCCGCGCGCATGGGCATATCGCGCAACATGGTGGAGCGCCACATCATGCTGGCCGTGCTCGCCTGCAAGCAGCACCGGGACCAGCCCGAGGCCCCAGCCGGGCGCTGA
- a CDS encoding IS66 family transposase — translation MPSHPSQPDLPALPDLSTLSHAQKDELIRMLWPLLGQVQSLTAQLAVMQARITELEARLALNSRNSSKPPSSDGLAKPAPKSLRPSGQRPLGGQKGHGGHTLRQSAEVDQVITHQSAPRCNACQELLAQHEVIAQRQVFELPALRAQVIEHQLIRSTCRCGAVHQGSFPEGISAPTQYGPRAKALAVHLNQHHLVPLQRTCELLRDAFGLPLSQASVLAFCHQAAQTLAPTVAAIGQAVQGAPVVHADETGIRVKGTLAWLHCAVTASLTWLGLHAKRGSAAFEALGILPGVRGTLVHDGLASYKGLDCTHSLCNAHHLRELTFVHEQMGERIWDGWAREMMELLLQAQREVAQADSPLPLERQAWFEAQWEQLLQRGERLHPEVLPSGAPRNRQGRHQQSKAFNLLKRLRVHRREVWRFMTDADVPFTNNLAEQALRMSKVRQKVSGCFRTREGADTFFTLRSYLATMRKQRACLFDCLISVFSGNTRQPVL, via the coding sequence ATGCCCAGCCACCCGAGCCAGCCCGACCTCCCAGCGTTGCCCGATCTCAGCACGCTGAGCCACGCGCAGAAGGACGAACTGATCAGGATGCTGTGGCCGCTGCTGGGGCAGGTGCAATCGCTCACCGCCCAGCTCGCAGTGATGCAAGCGCGCATCACCGAGCTCGAAGCCCGGCTGGCCCTCAACAGCCGCAACTCCAGCAAGCCGCCCTCCAGCGATGGCCTGGCCAAACCCGCCCCGAAGTCCCTGCGCCCCAGCGGCCAGCGCCCTCTAGGCGGCCAGAAGGGCCACGGCGGCCACACGCTGCGCCAGAGCGCCGAAGTCGACCAGGTCATCACCCACCAGAGTGCCCCCCGCTGCAACGCCTGCCAGGAGTTGCTGGCCCAGCACGAGGTCATCGCCCAGCGCCAGGTCTTCGAACTCCCGGCGCTGCGCGCCCAGGTCATCGAACACCAACTGATCCGCTCCACCTGCCGCTGCGGGGCCGTGCACCAAGGCAGCTTCCCCGAGGGCATCAGCGCTCCCACGCAATACGGCCCCCGGGCCAAGGCCCTGGCCGTGCATTTGAACCAGCACCACCTGGTGCCCCTGCAGCGCACCTGCGAGCTCCTGCGCGACGCCTTTGGCCTGCCCCTGTCCCAAGCCAGCGTGCTGGCCTTCTGCCACCAGGCGGCCCAGACCCTGGCGCCCACGGTAGCGGCCATCGGGCAGGCCGTACAAGGCGCCCCCGTTGTGCACGCCGATGAGACCGGTATCCGGGTCAAGGGCACCCTGGCCTGGTTGCACTGCGCCGTCACGGCCTCGCTGACGTGGCTGGGGCTGCATGCCAAGCGTGGCAGCGCAGCCTTCGAAGCCCTGGGCATCCTGCCCGGCGTGCGGGGCACGCTGGTGCACGACGGGCTGGCCAGCTACAAGGGGCTGGACTGCACGCACAGCCTGTGCAATGCGCACCACCTGCGGGAGCTGACCTTCGTGCACGAGCAGATGGGCGAGAGGATCTGGGATGGCTGGGCGCGCGAGATGATGGAGCTGCTGCTGCAGGCGCAGCGCGAGGTGGCGCAAGCAGACTCACCACTTCCGCTGGAGCGCCAGGCCTGGTTCGAAGCGCAGTGGGAACAGTTGCTGCAGCGCGGGGAGCGGCTGCACCCGGAGGTCTTGCCCTCGGGGGCGCCCCGCAACAGACAGGGCCGCCACCAGCAGAGCAAGGCGTTCAATCTGCTCAAGCGCCTGCGCGTGCACCGCCGCGAGGTCTGGCGCTTCATGACCGATGCGGACGTGCCTTTTACCAACAACCTGGCCGAGCAGGCCCTGCGCATGTCCAAGGTCCGACAGAAGGTCTCGGGCTGCTTTCGCACGCGGGAGGGGGCCGATACCTTCTTTACCCTGCGCTCCTATCTGGCCACTATGCGCAAGCAGCGCGCCTGCCTCTTTGACTGCCTCATCAGTGTCTTCTCGGGGAACACCAGGCAGCCTGTGCTGTAG
- the xth gene encoding exodeoxyribonuclease III — translation MKIATWNVNSLAVRLPQVLDWLAANPVDVLCLQELKLTDDKFPFDALQAAGYQSAAFGQKTYNGVAILSLAPLTDVVRNIASFEDPQSRVIAATVQTPEGPLRVINGYFVNGQAPGSDKFAYKMQWLDALHAQVKAELAAHPRLVLLGDFNVAPEDRDSFDPEGLRETIHHTSEERAHFRALLELGLTDTFRMFEQPEKSFSWWDYRMLGFQKNRGLRIDHILVSEALKPLVTACRVDRAPRKNPQPSDHAPVVLEA, via the coding sequence ATGAAAATCGCAACCTGGAACGTCAACTCCCTCGCTGTCCGCCTGCCGCAGGTGCTGGACTGGCTGGCCGCCAATCCGGTCGATGTGCTGTGCCTGCAGGAGCTCAAGCTGACCGACGACAAGTTTCCGTTCGATGCCTTGCAAGCGGCCGGCTACCAGAGCGCGGCGTTTGGGCAGAAGACCTATAACGGCGTGGCCATCCTGAGCCTGGCGCCGCTCACCGACGTGGTGCGCAACATCGCCAGCTTCGAGGACCCGCAGTCGCGCGTGATCGCAGCGACGGTGCAAACGCCCGAGGGGCCGCTGCGCGTCATCAACGGCTATTTCGTCAACGGCCAGGCGCCGGGCAGCGACAAGTTTGCCTACAAGATGCAGTGGCTCGACGCGCTGCACGCGCAGGTCAAGGCCGAGCTGGCGGCGCATCCACGGCTGGTGTTGCTGGGCGACTTCAACGTGGCCCCTGAGGACCGCGACAGCTTCGACCCGGAAGGCCTGCGCGAGACCATTCACCACACCAGCGAGGAACGCGCGCATTTCCGCGCGCTGCTGGAGTTGGGGCTGACCGATACCTTCCGCATGTTCGAGCAGCCGGAGAAGAGCTTCTCGTGGTGGGACTACCGCATGCTGGGCTTCCAGAAGAACCGTGGCCTGCGCATTGACCACATCCTGGTGAGCGAGGCGCTCAAGCCCCTGGTGACGGCCTGCCGCGTGGACCGTGCGCCGCGCAAGAACCCGCAGCCGAGCGACCACGCGCCAGTGGTGCTGGAAGCCTGA
- a CDS encoding helix-turn-helix domain-containing protein, with translation MPVIVCECKAGIPVGVKAKMAAEFTSAIREIILSPLDLISVVFHEAAPENTYRSGEATSETLIFCHIRDGRSDGAVLSLAKRVSSIWSACTGASEDEVEVLVALYPAKYVVRGGERLMEWHISTEKDDIALPEANPVTAIACSQIFEQMLPSSEEPTLLERRIVEVLMLRPGRFRTVEEVASVLGLTVRTLYRQMQAQELSYQRLVDELRIKLATDFLRHTDFSIEQIAEQTGFSDASNFRRAFKRWTSSTPSELRESTRRQARDGLS, from the coding sequence ATGCCCGTCATTGTTTGCGAATGCAAGGCCGGAATCCCAGTTGGCGTCAAGGCCAAGATGGCCGCCGAGTTCACCAGCGCGATCAGGGAAATCATCCTCTCGCCGCTCGACCTGATCAGCGTCGTCTTCCATGAAGCCGCGCCCGAGAACACCTACCGTTCGGGAGAGGCCACTTCCGAAACGCTGATCTTCTGCCACATACGTGATGGGCGCAGCGACGGCGCCGTACTCTCGCTGGCCAAAAGGGTGAGCTCGATCTGGAGCGCGTGCACCGGGGCGTCAGAGGACGAAGTCGAGGTTCTCGTCGCGCTTTATCCCGCCAAGTACGTCGTGCGTGGCGGTGAACGCCTGATGGAATGGCACATCAGCACGGAAAAGGACGACATCGCCTTACCCGAAGCAAATCCGGTGACTGCGATTGCATGCAGCCAGATTTTCGAACAGATGCTGCCGTCCAGCGAGGAACCCACATTGCTGGAGCGCCGCATCGTCGAGGTGCTAATGTTGCGCCCGGGTCGCTTTCGGACGGTAGAGGAAGTGGCCTCAGTTTTGGGATTGACGGTGCGAACGCTTTACCGCCAGATGCAAGCCCAGGAGCTTTCATACCAGCGTCTGGTCGACGAACTGCGGATCAAGCTGGCTACCGACTTCCTGCGGCATACCGACTTCTCGATCGAGCAGATCGCAGAGCAAACCGGCTTTTCGGACGCGTCCAATTTCAGACGCGCGTTCAAGCGTTGGACAAGTTCGACGCCGTCAGAACTCCGAGAATCGACCAGACGCCAAGCACGCGACGGCTTGAGTTGA
- a CDS encoding serine hydrolase domain-containing protein — protein MAQVRRTLLGPTATLATLPAAAFSVPPEKTTVLKAGADSVLARAVASGDTAGVAAAVITRDQTLYVGAQGVHTLGATAAMDLDTVMLIASMTKPITSAAAMQLVEQGRLSLDDPAAAVVPELGALKVLQGWDANGVPLLRDAKGQLTLRHLLTHTSGFAYEIWNANLGRFCRTQNIPGVLTGQKAALRVPLCFDPGTRWEYGLGIDWVGQLVEAASGLSLGEYFQRSITGPLGMDSTAFKISAAMRTRLAGMHLRGDDGKLSVIDLGKVQDPEFESGGAGLYSTANDYLKFMRMILNGGQGNGNQILQPETVALMSRNAMGALRVRKLPTQIPFFSRDVEFFPGVPTTWSLGFMVNEGAAPTGRSPGSLGWAGLVNTYFWIDPSLSIAGLAMTQALPFADPRTLDLFYDFEKSVYASLNCSLEGRVTASD, from the coding sequence TTGGCACAAGTTCGCAGAACACTCCTCGGGCCAACCGCAACACTGGCAACCTTGCCGGCTGCGGCTTTCAGCGTGCCACCAGAAAAAACCACCGTACTGAAGGCGGGCGCCGATTCCGTGCTGGCCCGTGCCGTGGCATCCGGCGACACAGCCGGCGTAGCTGCTGCGGTGATTACTCGCGATCAGACCCTCTACGTCGGAGCGCAGGGAGTGCACACGCTCGGCGCCACCGCCGCAATGGACCTGGACACGGTGATGCTCATCGCCTCCATGACCAAGCCGATCACGAGCGCCGCAGCCATGCAACTGGTCGAGCAGGGCAGGTTGAGCTTGGACGATCCAGCTGCCGCAGTTGTCCCCGAGCTGGGCGCTCTCAAGGTCCTGCAGGGCTGGGACGCGAATGGTGTGCCCCTGCTGCGTGATGCCAAGGGGCAGCTCACTCTGCGGCATCTGCTCACCCACACGTCCGGGTTCGCCTATGAGATATGGAATGCGAACCTTGGGCGCTTCTGCCGAACACAGAACATCCCCGGCGTGCTGACGGGACAGAAAGCGGCGCTGCGCGTGCCTCTGTGCTTTGACCCCGGCACGCGCTGGGAATATGGCTTAGGCATCGATTGGGTGGGCCAGCTTGTCGAGGCCGCCAGCGGCCTGAGCTTGGGTGAATACTTCCAACGCAGCATCACAGGTCCGCTGGGCATGGACAGCACGGCGTTCAAGATCAGCGCGGCCATGCGCACTCGACTTGCAGGCATGCACTTGCGCGGCGATGACGGAAAACTGTCGGTGATCGATCTCGGCAAAGTGCAAGATCCCGAGTTCGAATCGGGCGGCGCGGGCCTGTACTCCACAGCCAACGATTACCTGAAGTTCATGCGCATGATCCTCAATGGGGGGCAGGGCAATGGCAACCAAATCCTGCAGCCGGAGACGGTGGCCCTGATGTCGCGCAATGCCATGGGTGCGCTTCGCGTGAGGAAGCTGCCAACGCAGATCCCCTTTTTCTCGCGCGACGTGGAATTTTTCCCTGGCGTGCCCACCACCTGGAGCCTGGGCTTCATGGTCAACGAGGGCGCGGCGCCCACCGGCCGCAGCCCCGGCAGCCTGGGGTGGGCGGGACTGGTCAACACGTACTTCTGGATCGACCCCAGTCTGAGCATCGCAGGCCTGGCCATGACGCAGGCTCTGCCGTTCGCGGACCCGAGAACCCTTGACCTGTTCTACGATTTTGAAAAGAGCGTCTACGCCTCGCTGAACTGCAGCCTTGAAGGGAGGGTCACCGCCTCAGATTGA
- a CDS encoding tripartite tricarboxylate transporter substrate binding protein, whose protein sequence is MKTPIRRLFETALVAVALCGAAATANAQPYPNKPILIKVAYPAGFGVDASVRPSVPVLQRALGQSLLVDNMPGANGSIAAMNVLNASPDGYTLLATAGPDFVVAPLTVASAKYTFDSFKLIGSFGIADMVLVSHPDRPFNTLNALVEQLQKPDAKELSIAHWGQGTLAHLAAAEFQGRVGAKLLEVPYKGIAPIATAVGGGEVDLAFVPLAGPVLGMIQTGRIKAIAIASPKRHPLLPNLATLSEDDRFKNFEFGIWTGLFTPARTPDSVAARLSTAFREWNDSPEFLALATAQGLRKLDSMTPPQAATFLRAENEKFINIAKTLHLVAQ, encoded by the coding sequence ATGAAAACACCGATCCGCAGACTCTTTGAGACCGCCCTTGTTGCGGTCGCGCTTTGTGGTGCCGCGGCCACCGCCAACGCGCAGCCCTATCCGAACAAGCCCATCCTGATCAAGGTTGCCTATCCTGCCGGGTTTGGCGTCGACGCCTCAGTGCGGCCATCCGTACCCGTGCTGCAGCGCGCCCTTGGACAGTCTCTTCTGGTTGACAACATGCCTGGCGCGAACGGCTCCATCGCGGCGATGAACGTGCTGAACGCGTCGCCCGACGGATACACCTTGCTCGCAACCGCCGGTCCGGACTTCGTTGTGGCGCCGCTCACGGTCGCTTCGGCCAAGTACACGTTCGACAGCTTCAAGCTCATTGGTTCGTTCGGGATTGCGGACATGGTCCTCGTCAGCCATCCCGACCGGCCTTTCAACACCCTCAACGCACTCGTCGAACAGTTGCAAAAGCCTGACGCGAAGGAGCTTTCCATCGCCCATTGGGGTCAAGGCACGCTCGCTCATCTCGCGGCCGCTGAATTCCAGGGGCGTGTCGGCGCCAAGTTGCTGGAGGTGCCCTACAAAGGCATCGCTCCAATTGCCACGGCCGTCGGCGGCGGAGAGGTGGACCTCGCCTTTGTCCCGCTTGCGGGACCAGTTCTGGGAATGATTCAGACCGGGCGCATCAAGGCCATCGCCATCGCGAGCCCCAAGCGGCATCCGCTCCTGCCGAACTTGGCGACGCTGAGCGAGGACGATCGGTTCAAGAACTTCGAGTTCGGCATCTGGACCGGCCTGTTCACGCCCGCACGCACACCCGATTCCGTCGCTGCGCGCCTGAGCACGGCCTTTCGAGAATGGAATGACAGTCCGGAATTCCTGGCGCTCGCAACCGCGCAGGGTTTGCGCAAGCTGGACTCCATGACCCCCCCGCAGGCCGCGACCTTCTTGCGTGCAGAGAACGAAAAGTTCATCAATATCGCCAAGACGCTTCATTTGGTGGCGCAATAG
- a CDS encoding flavin reductase family protein, translating to MTVRDFHYYEPAKGHGLSHNPLNALVAPRPIGWISSRDAQGRVNLAPYSFFNAFNYDPPIIGFSSIAWKDSVQNASETGEFTWNLVTRELGDQMNQTSAPLPHGEDEFPFAGLTAVAGRMVNVPRVGESRAAMECKVIDIVQFRNTAGEKVGGWLVLGEVVGVYIDMALLKDGVYQTAEAYPIMRSGGLNDYVQVSPENVFQIARLAGASGPSSHGKG from the coding sequence ATGACCGTTCGAGACTTTCACTACTACGAGCCCGCCAAGGGTCACGGGCTGAGCCACAACCCGCTCAATGCGCTGGTAGCGCCGCGGCCTATCGGCTGGATCTCGTCACGCGACGCCCAGGGGCGGGTCAATCTCGCACCCTACAGTTTCTTCAATGCGTTCAACTACGATCCACCGATCATCGGATTTTCTTCGATCGCCTGGAAAGATAGCGTTCAGAACGCATCGGAAACGGGCGAGTTCACCTGGAACCTGGTCACGCGAGAACTCGGCGATCAGATGAATCAGACCTCGGCACCGCTTCCGCATGGAGAGGACGAATTCCCCTTCGCCGGCCTCACAGCGGTGGCGGGCCGCATGGTCAACGTCCCGAGGGTGGGCGAAAGCCGCGCAGCCATGGAATGCAAGGTGATCGACATCGTGCAATTCCGAAACACCGCGGGCGAAAAGGTAGGTGGCTGGCTGGTGCTGGGCGAAGTGGTGGGCGTGTACATAGACATGGCACTTCTGAAAGACGGCGTCTATCAGACGGCAGAGGCGTATCCGATCATGCGTTCCGGGGGGCTGAATGACTATGTTCAGGTTTCGCCAGAGAATGTTTTCCAGATCGCGCGGCTCGCGGGCGCCAGCGGCCCGTCGTCGCATGGCAAGGGATAG
- a CDS encoding biotin carboxylase N-terminal domain-containing protein: MTMQRILIANRGEIAIRIARAATDLGLQSVAVYSEDDVQALHRLRADCSVALAGSAAPPI; encoded by the coding sequence ATGACGATGCAAAGGATTCTGATCGCGAACAGAGGCGAGATCGCCATCCGGATTGCCCGGGCGGCGACCGATCTCGGATTGCAGTCCGTCGCCGTGTATTCCGAAGACGACGTGCAGGCGCTGCACCGCCTGCGGGCCGACTGCTCCGTAGCACTCGCCGGCAGCGCCGCGCCGCCTATCTGA